The genomic stretch GGCGCCGACGTCGCCTACCTCGGCCAGCCGGGGTTCCCGCCGCTGGAGATTCGCCCGGCGCCGGTGGCTGCCGGCGGGCGCGTCGCCGTGCGCGGCGACGTGTCGAGCCAGTTCCTCACGGCCTTGCTGATCGCATTGCCGCTCACCGGGACCGAGACCACGGTGGAAGTGAGCGGCGAGCTCATTTCGAAGCCCTACGTCGACCTCACGATCGCGACGATGGCGCGCTTCGGGGTGCACGTTGCGCGCGACGGCTGGCGCTCGTTCACGATTCGCGCCGGTCAGGGTTACGTGAGCCCCGGCACCGTCTTCGTCGAAGGTGATGCTTCCGCCGCCTCGTACTTCCTCGCGGCCGGCGCCGTCGGCGGTGGACCGGTGCGGGTCGAGGGGGTGGGGCGTGACAGCGTGCAGGGCGATGTGCGCTTCGGTGAAGCGCTGGAGCGTCTGGGAGCGCGCGTCGCTACCGGCGACAACTGGATCGAGGCGAGCGCCCCCGCAGCGGACAAGCTGCACGCCTTCGACCTCGATCTCAACCACATCCCCGACGCCGCAATGACTCTCGCCGTGGTCGCGCTCTTCGCCGACGGGCCGAGCCGCTTGCGCAACATCGCGAGCTGGCGCGTGAAGGAGACCGACCGCATCGCCGCGATGGCGACCGAGCTGCGCAAGGTCGGCGCAACGGTCGAGGAGGGGCCGGACTGGCTGTCGGTATCGCCGCCGGCCGCGGGGCGCCTCACGCCGCATGCGGCGATAGACACCTACGACGACCATCGGATGGCGATGTGCTTCTCGCTCGTGGCACTCGGCGACGTGCCGGTCCGCATCAACGACCCGAAATGCGTCGCGAAGACTTTTCCCGACTATTTCGAGCGCTTCGCGACGATCGCGCGGCCGGCGCCCGTCATCGCCATCGACGGACCTTCGGCCTCGGGCAAGGGCACGGTGGCGGAACGCGTGGCGCAGGCGCTGGGCTTTCACCTGCTCGACAGCGGCGCGCTGTATCGCCTGGTCGCGCTGAAGACTCTGCGCGCGGCCACGCCCCCGGCGGACGAGGCCGGCGTCGCGCGGCTCGCAGAGACGCTCGATGCCGAGTTCACGCCATCGGGCATCCTCCTCGACGGCGAGCCGGTCGGAGACGCGCTGCGCGCCGAAGAGACGGGGATCGTCGCCTCGCGCGTGGCGGCGCTGCCCGCCGTGCGCAGTGCGCTGCTCGCGCGCCAGCGCGCTTTCCGCCGCGCGCCCGGGCTGGTCGCGGACGGCCGCGACATGGGCTCGGTGGTCTTTGCCGATGCCGAGCTCAAGATCTTCCTCACGGCAAGCGCCGAGGAGCGCGCGAAGCGCCGCTATAAGCAGTTGATGGAAAAAGGATTGAGTGCTACGATGCGCGCAATTTTGCAGGACATCGAGGCGCGCGACCGGCGTGATGCCGGGCGCGACGTGGCTCCCCTGCAAGTGTGCGCGGATGCGGAGATGCTCGACACCACCGACCTCTCGATAGAGGAGGCGGTCGCCTTCATCCTGGCTCGCTATCGGGCCGTGTCATCCGCGTGAACGAGGTGCCAACGTCCATCGTACCCGGGCCTGCCCGGCCGATGGCGACGGCGTGAGACCAACCCATGCCCCGCCGGCTGATTGGCGGGTGTTCTTTTCAGGCTGTTCCACTTCATGGTTACAACTGCTGCTGCCCAACCCGTCTCCAACCCCGCCCCCGAAAGCTTTGCCGCGCTGTTCGAAGAGAGCCTGTCGCGCAAGGAAATGCGCATCGGCGAAGTCATCACCGCCGAGGTGGTGCGCGTCGATCCCAACTTCGTGGTCGTCAATGCCGGACTCAAGTCCGAAAGCTTCATTCCCGTCGACGAGTTCCGCAACGACCGCGGCGAGGTCGAAGCGCAACCCGGTGAGTTCGTCTCGGTCGCGATCGAGGCCCTCGAAGATGGTCACGGCGAGACGCGCCTGTCGCGCGACAAGGCCCGCCGCCTGGCTGCCTGGACCGATCTCGAAGCCGCCCTCGAACGGGGCAGCGTCGTTCAGGGCGTCATCACCGGCAAGGTGAAGGGCGGGCTCACCGTCATGATCAACGGCATCCGCGCGTTCCTG from Betaproteobacteria bacterium encodes the following:
- a CDS encoding bifunctional 3-phosphoshikimate 1-carboxyvinyltransferase/cytidylate kinase produces the protein SDDTERMLEALALLGVRIDRSGGDTVQVQGCGGVFPVKAAELFLGNAGTAFRPLTAVLALSGGRYRLSGVPRMHERPIGDLVDGLRSLGADVAYLGQPGFPPLEIRPAPVAAGGRVAVRGDVSSQFLTALLIALPLTGTETTVEVSGELISKPYVDLTIATMARFGVHVARDGWRSFTIRAGQGYVSPGTVFVEGDASAASYFLAAGAVGGGPVRVEGVGRDSVQGDVRFGEALERLGARVATGDNWIEASAPAADKLHAFDLDLNHIPDAAMTLAVVALFADGPSRLRNIASWRVKETDRIAAMATELRKVGATVEEGPDWLSVSPPAAGRLTPHAAIDTYDDHRMAMCFSLVALGDVPVRINDPKCVAKTFPDYFERFATIARPAPVIAIDGPSASGKGTVAERVAQALGFHLLDSGALYRLVALKTLRAATPPADEAGVARLAETLDAEFTPSGILLDGEPVGDALRAEETGIVASRVAALPAVRSALLARQRAFRRAPGLVADGRDMGSVVFADAELKIFLTASAEERAKRRYKQLMEKGLSATMRAILQDIEARDRRDAGRDVAPLQVCADAEMLDTTDLSIEEAVAFILARYRAVSSA